From Methanobacterium petrolearium, a single genomic window includes:
- a CDS encoding SatD family protein has product MYIVITGDLKSSKKINNRSLSQDNLKNAINELNSNFNEYIVSDFRIIGGDGFQGMISTYNIIIDIYFSLFQTINHPFYLGVGTGPISTPLSNYVQEIDGEAFHLSSKALNTAKKKNRWVVLKSDLKNNDLIECIFNFTFDIMWSWTDRRKEIILFYRNHNENTVAIEKAAFEFNIGNRSIYKTLEAGKYSMIKYGEKVLQNELTRNDPHDPL; this is encoded by the coding sequence ATGTATATAGTTATCACTGGTGATTTAAAATCATCCAAAAAAATTAATAATAGATCTCTTTCCCAAGATAATCTGAAAAATGCAATTAATGAACTTAATTCTAATTTCAATGAATATATTGTTTCAGACTTTAGAATTATTGGTGGAGATGGTTTTCAAGGGATGATCTCTACATATAATATTATAATTGATATTTATTTCTCACTTTTCCAAACAATTAATCATCCTTTTTATTTAGGCGTTGGAACTGGGCCTATTTCTACACCATTAAGCAACTATGTTCAAGAAATCGACGGTGAAGCCTTTCATCTTTCTTCAAAAGCTTTGAATACTGCCAAAAAGAAGAATAGGTGGGTCGTTCTTAAAAGTGATTTAAAGAATAATGATTTGATTGAATGTATCTTCAATTTTACATTTGATATAATGTGGAGTTGGACTGATAGAAGAAAGGAAATTATATTATTTTATCGAAACCATAATGAAAATACAGTTGCAATAGAGAAAGCCGCTTTTGAATTTAATATTGGAAATCGAAGTATTTATAAGACTTTAGAAGCTGGCAAATATTCCATGATAAAATATGGGGAAAAAGTTTTACAGAATGAGTTAACTAGAAACGATCCCCATGATCCACTTTAG